DNA from Aggregatimonas sangjinii:
AATGCCATTGACGATGTTACAGGTAGCGATAAAAGTGTTCATCTCTTCACGAAACAACTCGCCAAGCTCATCGGCATTTTGTGCCAAGGCTTCCTCTTTCACCACCTCTAAGGCAGCCATCCCCACCGCGGCCGCAATAGGATTTCCGCCAAAGGTACTACCGTGATTTCCAGGACGGATAACACCCATAATGGGGTCATTCGCCAACACGGCCGAAACCGGGTATGCGCCACCGGAAAGCGCCTTTCCCAAAATGAGAATATCGGCCTTCACGTCTGGCGTTCCACTGCAATGCTTGTCCGTACAGGCGCAATTCCCACAAGTAGCCAACAGTCTTCCGGTACGGGCGATTCCGGTCTGAACCTCGTCGGCAATGAACAACACATTGTGCTTTTCGCAAAGGGCCTTTGCACCGGCTAAATATCCATCCGAAGGTACATACACACCCGCTTCACCTTGAATGGGTTCTACCAAAAATCCGGCAACATTGTTATTATTTTCCAACACCTCCTGCAATGCCTCAAGGTTATCGTATTCGATTTTTAGGAATCCGCTGGTGTAGGGTCCAAAATTCTTTCTTGCCACGGGATCATTGGAAAATGAGATAATCGTCGTGGTACGACCATGAAAATTATTCTCACAAAC
Protein-coding regions in this window:
- the rocD gene encoding ornithine--oxo-acid transaminase, yielding MSVLERITSEDAIALEDKHGAHNYHPLPVVLSRGKGVHVWDVEGKKYYDFLSAYSAVNQGHCHPKIVGAMTEQAQTLSLTSRAFYNDMLGKYEKYATETFGYDKLLPMNTGAEAVETALKLCRKWAYEKKGISENEAQIVVCENNFHGRTTTIISFSNDPVARKNFGPYTSGFLKIEYDNLEALQEVLENNNNVAGFLVEPIQGEAGVYVPSDGYLAGAKALCEKHNVLFIADEVQTGIARTGRLLATCGNCACTDKHCSGTPDVKADILILGKALSGGAYPVSAVLANDPIMGVIRPGNHGSTFGGNPIAAAVGMAALEVVKEEALAQNADELGELFREEMNTFIATCNIVNGIRGRGLLNAILINDTEDSSTAWDICMALKENGLLAKPTHGNIIRFAPPLVMTKEELLDCVSIITKTLRQFEK